GCTGATGATGCCGATGCTTAGCCCCAAATTCCCGGTCGAGCCGACGCCGATAGAATAGTTTCCAAAGAAGTTTTTGGCGCCGGTCGTTGCAAACCACTCATAGCTATCTTCTTGAGTAAGGTGTCTCTCTTCTAGCGCCAGGTGTTCTGCATGACGCAGCACTTCGAAAAATCCGCCACGCGCTTTGACCGACCCTGCAACCGGCAGCTCGTTGTCGCATTTAACATATAAGTTTCCGGCTAGCCCCTTACCATAATAACTTTCCAATTGCTTTTGCATGTGCGATACTTCCCGCAATTCCGACTCAATGATGCCGCCCGTTTCAATGGTCTCTGGAAATACCTTCGTCAAGAAAGGGGCAAAGCGCATCCACAATTGCTCGGCCTCTTCCAAATCATCGATTGTCACCGGCAAGCCTTGGACTTGATCCATTTCTCTGCGTTTTGGATTCAGCCAGACCACTGGCTTCAAGGCGAGCAAATCCGCTAAAAGCGGATACTTTTCAGTCCATTCATTGATTTCTTGTTGCGTAACACTCATGTCCTACCGCCTCCTTGTCGTTAGTTGTACCATACCCTTTTTCACTTTCTTTACTTAATGATAAAGCGGAAAAAACCTACGCACATCGACATGATGTGCGTAGGTTTTTTAGGAAGTCAATGCGCCGGCTTTCAGCTTTTCGTGCCATTCGCTGAGCATCGGCAAATCTTCTGCCGCAATGGCCCCGTTTTCCTCCGCTTGTTCAACGAGTGCTGAGAAATCCGTCAAGGTGTGGAACGTAAATCCGGCATCCGCTATCGCTTGCTGTGCTTGAGGCAGTCCATAAGTGAAGATTGCGGCAATACCTGCCACTTCAAAGCCGGCATCTTGCAACGCCTGTGCTGCTTGCAATACCGAACCGCCTTTGGAGATCAAGTCTTCAATGACGACCGCTTTTTGGCCTGGTTGGATTTTGCCTTCAATTAGATTCGATTGCCCGTGTCCCTTTGGCTTCGAACGCACATAAACCATCGGTAAATCCAGGCGTTCTGCGACCCAGGCGGCGTGAGGGATCCCGGCTGTCGCCGTTCCCGCGATCACTTGCGCGTCCGGATATTCGCGACGAATGGTTTCTGCGAGCCCATCTGCGATCGCTTTGCGGACAGCTGGATAAGACATTGTCAATCGATTGTCGCAATAAATTGGCGATTTAACGCCGGATGCCCACGTGAACGGATCGTTCGGGCGCAGTTCGACTGCTCCGATAGATAGTAATTGTTGTGCGATTTGTTTTTTCATGAACGACCGCTCCATTCTCCGTTGATGTAATCATAGCTCTTTTGCGGGTTTTCCGATCGAGTAATGGCTCTTCCAACAACAATGTGTGTAGAGCCTTGTATTTTCGCATCACTCGGTGTCGCAATACGCTTTTGGTCATGGGATTCAGCTGCAGCTGGCCGGATCCCCGGCGTCACACGAAGAAAATCTTCGCCGCATACTTCGCCGATCGCTTTCGCTTCATGTACCGAGCACACGACACCATCGAGCCCTGCCTGTTTCGCGAGTTTCGCGTAATGCAGAACGGAGTCTTCCAAGCTCACTGAAATTAATTGTTCTTTCTGCATTTGCTCTTCGCTCGTCGAGGTCAATTGTGTCACCGCGATTAACTTTGTCCCACTGCCGGCAAGTCCTCGTTTTGCAGCTTGCATCATGGCAAGACCGCCAGCCGCATGGACATTGACCATGTCGACGCCCAATTCAGCAATGCGGCGCATCGCCGATTCGACGGTATTTGGGATGTCGTGCAATTTTAAATCCAGGAATAAATCATGGCCATCTCGATTCAAAGTCCGAATGAGTTCTGGGCCTTCTTGATAGAACAATTCCATACCGACTTTCAAAAATAATGGTTCCGTAAACTCCGACAGAAATTCTTCCACATCGAGCTTTGACGGGAAGTCGAGTGCAATAATCGGTTTAGAGGTCATAAGCGGTGGCTCCTTCCGGTAAGTTCATGGACAGATTCATAGCCAAGTTCGTGCAATCGTTCCGGCAATTTTTCGATCAGTTCAGGACAGACGAACGGATTGACGAAATTTGCCGTTCCGACTGCTACCGCATTCGCTCCTGCCGATAAAAAGTCGATGACGTCATCCACTTCCGCGACGCCGCCCATGCCGATGATCGGCAAATCCGTATGGCGTCTCACTTCATAAACCATACGAAGAGCGACCGGTTTAATCGCAGGTCCTGACAAACCGCCGGTAATATTGGCGATCACCGGGCGTCCCGTTTTGGGGTCAAGCCGCATGCCAAGCAAGGTGTTGATCATCGTGATGCCATCTGCGCCGCCTTCTTCGACTGCTTTAGCTAGCTGGACAACATCGGTGACGTTTGGCGACAGTTTTACGTAGACCGGCACGTCCGATACGTCTTTGACCATACGCGTCAATTCTTGTGCCACTTTCGGATCCGTTCCGAATGTGATGCCGCCTTGTTTGACGTTCGGGCAGGAAATATTTAATTCCAGCGCATGGACATTCGGTGCTCTAGAAATGGTTCTTGCGACTTCTACATAATCCTCTGCCAGTGAACCGGCCACATTGGCGATGATCGGCACATCGAATTGTTCGAGCCAAGGCAATTGTTCATCGACGACTTTTTCAAGTCCAGGATTTTGCAGACCAATCGCATTGAGCATGCCGGATGAAGTTTCCGCAACGCGCGGCGTCGGATTTCCAAGGCGCATCTCAGCGGTCGTTGCTTTAATCATGATCGATCCGAGTTTCGATAAATCGTAGAGCTTTGCGTATTCCTGTCCGAATCCGAAGCAGCCGGATGCGGGCATAATAGGATTTTTTAAATCAAGGCCTGGCAATTTCACGCTTAAATCCATCATGAAATCACCACCCCTGCTGGAAATACAGGCCCGTCGGAACATACTTTAATGTAATCCGTTTCGCTTTTTGTCGTCCGGCAGACACAGGCAAAGCATGCCCCGATGCCGCAGCCCATGCGCTGTTCATAAGATAAAAACCCTTTTTTCTCTGGGTACGCCCATTGCACCGCTTCAAGCATCGGCGTTGGCCCGCAGGAATAATAGGTATCGAAATCATGTGGCAAGCCGTTCAAAATATGCGTCACAAAGCCTTCTGTCCCGTGCGAGCCGTCAACGGTCGCAATATGCGTATCGCCGAGTGCGCGAAATTTGTCTTCATAAAATACCGCTTCACGGCTTTCAAATCCGAGGATGTGGACCGTTTCCACACCTCTCGCGTTCAGTTGCAATGCCAGTTCGTACAGCGGAGGCACGCCGATTCCCCCGCCGATCAAATAAGCTTTTTCTCCAGCTTGATCAACCGGAAAGCCATGCCCGAGCGGCCCCAGGACGTCGAGTGTATCGCGCTCTGTTTTTTGGGATAATAAGTTGGTCCCGCGCCCTTCTGAACGGTAGATCATCGTGAAGCTCGACGCTTCTTTGTCGATTTTCGCTACCGATATTGGCCGGCGCAGCAGCGGTTCAAAGCTATCTGCCACACGCACATGGACAAACTGTCCCGGTTCGTTCATTTCCTCAACCAGTGTGCCCGTGACCGTGAGCTCGAAAATGTTCTTGGCGATTTCAGTTTGGGAGACAATGGCCATTTTCTCCTGTTTGATCATACACCTGCCCCCATTTCCTCTGCCTGGAAAGTCATCGATTCGATGACTCTGAGCATCGCTTCCGCTGTATCCAGCGATGTTAAGCACGGCACGCCGTTTTCGACTGATTCTCGGCGGATGCGGAAGCCGTCGCGTTCTGGCTGTTTGCCTTTGGTCAATGTGTTGATGACGATCTGTGCGTCGCCGCTTTGGATAACATCGAGTAAGGTACGTCCTTCAGCACCAATTTTCCCAACTTCCGCGACGGCAATGCCTGCTTCAGTGAACACTTGTGCCGTTCCACCAGTTGCCATTATTTGGTAGCCGATATCCCGGAAGCGCTTCGCGAGCCCAACTGCTTCCTCTTTGTCTTTATCTGCTACTGTCAGCAGTACAGTACCGTGATCTTTCACTTCCATACCAGCTGCAGCCAATCCTTTGTACAGCGCTTTTTCGAGCGTGACGTCTTTGCCCATTACTTCGCCGGTCGATTTCATCTCGGGCCCGAGCGTAATGTCGACGCGGCGCAGTTTCGCGAACGAGAATACCGGCACCTTGACGAATACGCCTTTTTTCAGCGGCGCTAAGCCTGTTGTGTAGCCTTGCTCGACAATGCTTTGTCCGAGTATTGCTTTCGTTGCGATATTCGCCATCGGAATGCCGGTGATTTTGCTGAGGAACGGCACCGTGCGGCTTGAGCGCGGGTTGACTTCGATGACGAATACTTCGCCTTTCGAGATGACGTACTGGATGTTCAATAAGCCGACGATGTTCAAGCCTTTGGCGAGCCGTGTAGTATAATCCGTCAAAGTGTCGATTTGCTGCTGCGAAATGTTTTGCGGCGGATAGACAGCAATCGAGTCACCAGAATGCACCCCTGCCCGTTCAATATGTTCCATGATTCCAGGAATCAAGACATTCTCGCCGTCGCAGATCGCATCGACTTCAATTTCTTCGCCTGTTAAATAGCGGTCGACTAGTACCGGATGTTCAGGGCTTGCTTCGACAGCGTGTTCCATGTAGTGGATCAAGTCGCTTTCGTTGTAGACGATTTCCATCGCGCGTCCTCCGAGTACATAAGACGGACGAACGAGCACCGGATAGCCGATGTCGGATGCGATGACTACCGCTTCTTGTGTCGACACGGCCGTCTTGCCGAGTGGCTGCGGGATGCCGATTTCATGAAGCGCCGCTTCGAATTTATTGCGGTTTTCCGCGCGGTCGATGTCTTCAAGCGTCGTGCCCAGAATCTTCACACCGTTTTTCTCGAGCTTATCTGCCAAATTGATCGCTGTCTGTCCGCCAAACTGGACGACAACGCCTTTTGGTTGTTCGAGGTCGACGATGTGCATGACGTCTTCAATCGTCAGCGGTTCGAAGTAGAGCTTGTCGGAAATGGAGAAGTCAGTTGACACTGTCTCCGGGTTATTGTTGATGATAATTGCCTCGTAGCCGGCTTCTTTGATCGCCCAGACGGAGTGGACAGTTGCGTAATCAAATTCGACGCCTTGTCCGATGCGGATCGGTCCAGAGCCGAGTACAATAACACTTTCTTTATCGGTGCGGATCGATTCGTTTTCATCTTCATAGCTCGCGTAGAAATAAGGCGTTTCAGATTCGAACTCTGCAGCGCAAGTGTCGACCATTTTGTAAACCGGTATCAAGCCTTGTTGTTTGCGCCATTCGTATACTTTCGCTTCTTGCGTATCCCATAGCTTGCCGATCGTTCTATCCGCAAAGCCCATGCGTTTGGCTTTTCTCGCCGTCTCATAATCAAACGGGTTTTGCTGCAAGACATCTTCAAAGCGGACAATTTTATCGAATTTCTCCAGGAAGAACAAATCGATTTGGCTCCAGTCGTGGATCGTGTCAATGGTCACACCGCGGCGCAATGCTTCGCCGATAAAGAACAATCTTTCGTCTCCCGCTTTGCGGATGCGTTTTTCAATCCATTCGTCGCTCATGTCCGTGCCGTTTTTCAGCTCCAGGTGGAATTGCCCGGTTTCCAGTGAACGCACCGCTTTTAGCATCGATTCCTCGAATGTCCGGCCCATCGCCATAACTTCGCCGGTCGCTTTCATTTGCGTGCCGAGGTTGCGTTTGGCCGCTTCAAATTTATCGAACGGCCAGCGCGGGATTTTCGAAACGACATAGTCAAGTGCTGGTTCGAAGGCGGCGTATGTCCGCCCAGTCACTGGATTCATCATTTCACCAAGCGTTAAGCCCACCGCGATTTTCGCTGCTAATTTGGCAATTGGGTAGCCCGTCGCTTTGGATGCAAGCGCAGAGGAGCGGCTGACACGCGGGTTCACTTCGATAATGTAATAGTCAAAGCTATGCGGGTCGAGCGCAAGCTGAACGTTGCAGCCGCCTTCGATTTTCAAGGCGCGGATAATTTTCAGCGACACATTGCGCAGCATTTGGTATTCACGGTCGGATAAGGTCTGGCTCGGGGCGACGACGATCGAATCGCCGGTATGAATGCCGACCGGGTCGATGTTTTCCATATTGCAGACGACGATTGCGGTATCTTCTGCATCGCGCATCACTTCGTATTCGATTTCCTTGAAGCCCGCGATTGATTTTTCCAGCAAGCATTGCGTCACGGGGCTGTATTTCAAGCCGCTCGCAACGATTTCGTGCAATTGATCGTCGTTATGGCAAATGCCGCCGCCAGTCCCACCTAGTGTAAAGGCCGGGCGGACGATGACTGGGTAGCCGATCCGTTCCACAAAGCGCTTAGCTTCTTCCATGTTATGAATGATGTCGGAATCCGGTACCGGTTCGCCGAGTTCATTCATCAAGGTACGGAACAAATCGCGGTCTTCCGCTTTATGGATAGCGTCCAGCTTAGTCCCCAAGATTTCAATATCGAGTTCTTCCAAAATTCCGGATTCATCCAGTTCGATCGCCATATTGAGGCCGGTCTGTCCGCCAAGTGTCGCAAGCAGTGCATCCGGGCGCTCTTTTCTAAGGATGCGGCTGACAAACTCCAATGTAATCGGCTCGATGTACACCTTGTCGGCGATTTCGGTATCGGTCATGATCGTCGCCGGATTAGAGTTGATCAAGATAACGCGGTAGCCCTCTTCTTTCAAGGCGAGGCAGGCTTGTGTGCCCGCATAGTCGAATTCTGCTGCTTGGCCGATAACGATTGGCCCTGAACCAATAACGAGGATGCTTTTGATATCTTGTCTTTTAGGCATGTTGTTGCTCCTTCCGTTGTGCGTGCATCATTTCCAAAAATCGGTCGAACAAATAATTCGAGTCTTCCGGGCCAGGCGAAGATTCCGGGTGGTATTGCACGGTGAAAGCTGGGTAATCGAGATGTGCTAGCCCTTCATTGGTTCCGTCGTTGAGTGCTGTATGCGTCACTTTCAGTCGTGTGCCTTGCAAGGTTTCTTCATCGACTGCGTAGCCGTGGTTTTGTGAAGTGATTTCGATCTTGCCGGTGACAAGGTCTCGCACCGGATGGTTGCCGCCGCGGTGGCCGAACTTCAGCTTGAATGTCTCAGCACCGCAAGCTCTTGCGAACAATTGGTGGCCGAGGCAAATTCCGAAAATCGGTACTTGGCCGAGCAATTCACTGACAACGTCCACACATTCCGGAACGTTTTTCGGGTCTCCCGGGCCGTTCGACAGCATAACGCCGTCCGGTCCCCAAGCGAGGATTTCCTGGGCGCTCGTGTTATGCGGCACGACAATTACATCACATTTGCGTTTGTTTAATTCACGTAAAATTCCGTGCTTCATGCCGTAATCGATTAACACGACACGCTTGCCGCGTCCCGGGCTTGGATAAGGGCGCGTAATCGACACTTGCGCCACTTGGTCTGTCGGCAAGGCCGTTTCGTTCAGCTTCTCAATCACTTGTCCCACATCCGGTTCTTCTCCGGCAGCCGTTAAGATGCCCTTAATCGATCCGTTGACGCGAATTAGCCGGGTCAGCTTGCGAGTGTCGATTCCGGCGATGCCCGGAATGCCTTTTTTCTCAAGCAATTCGCTTAAAGTCATCGTATTCCTGAAATTTGAAGGGAAATCCGCCGCTTCCCTTACGACCATGCCTTTGACGGCCGGGTCAATCGATTCAAAGTCATCGCTGTTGATGCCGTAATTGCCTTGCAGCGGGTAAGTCATCGTAACGATTTGTCCGCAATAAGATGGATCCGACAAAATTTCTTGGTAACCAGTCATGCTGGTGTTAAACACCACTTCCCCGAACGATGCCGATTGTGCGCCGAATGCTTCCCCTGCGAATACTGTGCCGTCTTCTAAGATCAAATAACGTTTCATCAGTTTTCCTCCTGCCATACGATGTCACCGCCGAAAATGGTCATCACTGGCCAGCCGGTGCAAGTTTGTCCGCCAAATGGCGTATTTGTTCCTTTGGAAAGAAAGTCTTCCGTGCGGATTTCCTGTTGTTTATTCAAATCGAGAAGCACTAGGTCTGCTACTTGCCCTCCCTCAATCGTCCCGTAAGGAAGACCGAACACATCTGC
This is a stretch of genomic DNA from Planococcus maritimus. It encodes these proteins:
- a CDS encoding carbamoyl phosphate synthase small subunit, which codes for MKRYLILEDGTVFAGEAFGAQSASFGEVVFNTSMTGYQEILSDPSYCGQIVTMTYPLQGNYGINSDDFESIDPAVKGMVVREAADFPSNFRNTMTLSELLEKKGIPGIAGIDTRKLTRLIRVNGSIKGILTAAGEEPDVGQVIEKLNETALPTDQVAQVSITRPYPSPGRGKRVVLIDYGMKHGILRELNKRKCDVIVVPHNTSAQEILAWGPDGVMLSNGPGDPKNVPECVDVVSELLGQVPIFGICLGHQLFARACGAETFKLKFGHRGGNHPVRDLVTGKIEITSQNHGYAVDEETLQGTRLKVTHTALNDGTNEGLAHLDYPAFTVQYHPESSPGPEDSNYLFDRFLEMMHAQRKEQQHA
- the carB gene encoding carbamoyl-phosphate synthase large subunit; this translates as MPKRQDIKSILVIGSGPIVIGQAAEFDYAGTQACLALKEEGYRVILINSNPATIMTDTEIADKVYIEPITLEFVSRILRKERPDALLATLGGQTGLNMAIELDESGILEELDIEILGTKLDAIHKAEDRDLFRTLMNELGEPVPDSDIIHNMEEAKRFVERIGYPVIVRPAFTLGGTGGGICHNDDQLHEIVASGLKYSPVTQCLLEKSIAGFKEIEYEVMRDAEDTAIVVCNMENIDPVGIHTGDSIVVAPSQTLSDREYQMLRNVSLKIIRALKIEGGCNVQLALDPHSFDYYIIEVNPRVSRSSALASKATGYPIAKLAAKIAVGLTLGEMMNPVTGRTYAAFEPALDYVVSKIPRWPFDKFEAAKRNLGTQMKATGEVMAMGRTFEESMLKAVRSLETGQFHLELKNGTDMSDEWIEKRIRKAGDERLFFIGEALRRGVTIDTIHDWSQIDLFFLEKFDKIVRFEDVLQQNPFDYETARKAKRMGFADRTIGKLWDTQEAKVYEWRKQQGLIPVYKMVDTCAAEFESETPYFYASYEDENESIRTDKESVIVLGSGPIRIGQGVEFDYATVHSVWAIKEAGYEAIIINNNPETVSTDFSISDKLYFEPLTIEDVMHIVDLEQPKGVVVQFGGQTAINLADKLEKNGVKILGTTLEDIDRAENRNKFEAALHEIGIPQPLGKTAVSTQEAVVIASDIGYPVLVRPSYVLGGRAMEIVYNESDLIHYMEHAVEASPEHPVLVDRYLTGEEIEVDAICDGENVLIPGIMEHIERAGVHSGDSIAVYPPQNISQQQIDTLTDYTTRLAKGLNIVGLLNIQYVISKGEVFVIEVNPRSSRTVPFLSKITGIPMANIATKAILGQSIVEQGYTTGLAPLKKGVFVKVPVFSFAKLRRVDITLGPEMKSTGEVMGKDVTLEKALYKGLAAAGMEVKDHGTVLLTVADKDKEEAVGLAKRFRDIGYQIMATGGTAQVFTEAGIAVAEVGKIGAEGRTLLDVIQSGDAQIVINTLTKGKQPERDGFRIRRESVENGVPCLTSLDTAEAMLRVIESMTFQAEEMGAGV
- the pyrF gene encoding orotidine-5'-phosphate decarboxylase; its protein translation is MTSKPIIALDFPSKLDVEEFLSEFTEPLFLKVGMELFYQEGPELIRTLNRDGHDLFLDLKLHDIPNTVESAMRRIAELGVDMVNVHAAGGLAMMQAAKRGLAGSGTKLIAVTQLTSTSEEQMQKEQLISVSLEDSVLHYAKLAKQAGLDGVVCSVHEAKAIGEVCGEDFLRVTPGIRPAAAESHDQKRIATPSDAKIQGSTHIVVGRAITRSENPQKSYDYINGEWSGRS
- a CDS encoding dihydroorotate dehydrogenase electron transfer subunit is translated as MIKQEKMAIVSQTEIAKNIFELTVTGTLVEEMNEPGQFVHVRVADSFEPLLRRPISVAKIDKEASSFTMIYRSEGRGTNLLSQKTERDTLDVLGPLGHGFPVDQAGEKAYLIGGGIGVPPLYELALQLNARGVETVHILGFESREAVFYEDKFRALGDTHIATVDGSHGTEGFVTHILNGLPHDFDTYYSCGPTPMLEAVQWAYPEKKGFLSYEQRMGCGIGACFACVCRTTKSETDYIKVCSDGPVFPAGVVIS
- the pyrE gene encoding orotate phosphoribosyltransferase, which produces MKKQIAQQLLSIGAVELRPNDPFTWASGVKSPIYCDNRLTMSYPAVRKAIADGLAETIRREYPDAQVIAGTATAGIPHAAWVAERLDLPMVYVRSKPKGHGQSNLIEGKIQPGQKAVVIEDLISKGGSVLQAAQALQDAGFEVAGIAAIFTYGLPQAQQAIADAGFTFHTLTDFSALVEQAEENGAIAAEDLPMLSEWHEKLKAGALTS
- a CDS encoding dihydroorotate dehydrogenase — translated: MMDLSVKLPGLDLKNPIMPASGCFGFGQEYAKLYDLSKLGSIMIKATTAEMRLGNPTPRVAETSSGMLNAIGLQNPGLEKVVDEQLPWLEQFDVPIIANVAGSLAEDYVEVARTISRAPNVHALELNISCPNVKQGGITFGTDPKVAQELTRMVKDVSDVPVYVKLSPNVTDVVQLAKAVEEGGADGITMINTLLGMRLDPKTGRPVIANITGGLSGPAIKPVALRMVYEVRRHTDLPIIGMGGVAEVDDVIDFLSAGANAVAVGTANFVNPFVCPELIEKLPERLHELGYESVHELTGRSHRL